Within bacterium, the genomic segment CCACCGTGCCCTTCGTCTCGCCGGCGCCGCTGTACAGTTTTGCCGTTGCCATTGTCCTTTACCTCGTCCCGTTCCGGTCCTGTCGGACCCGGTCAGCTACCGCGTCTCTACCGACTCGGCCGGATGTAAACGATGCCGTTCTTGTGCCCGGGCACGCTGCCCTTGACCAGCAGCAGGTTCTTCTCCTGGTCGACCGCGACGATCGTCAGGTTCTTCTTGGTCTCGCGCTTGTTGCCGTACTGGCCCGCCATGGGCTTGCCCGGCAGCACGCGACCCGGCTCGGTGTGCATACCGATCGAGCCGGACATGCGCACGTTCTTGGAACCGTGGGCCGCGGGGCCGCGGTGGTGTCCGTGCCGTTTGATGGGCCCGGAGAACCCGTGGCCCTTCGTGGTGCCGGTCACGTCGACCTTGCCCGCCTCGGCCAGGACCGAGACGTCGACCGTGTCGCCCAGGCTGTACTCATGGCCCTCGTCCATGCGGAACTCGAGCACCGTGTGCCGGGGCTCGGTGCCCGCCTTGCGGAAGTGGCCCTGCATGGGCATGGGCGTGTTCTTCGGCTTCTTGTGGCCGAAGCCGATCTGGACCGCGCTGTAGCCGTCGGTCGCCTCGTTCTTGACCTGGGTCACCACGCAGGGACCGGCCTGGATCACCGTCACCGGGACCACGCGGCCGTCCTCCTGGAACGTCCGGGTCATGCCGAGTTTCTTTCCGATCAATCCGATCATTGTCTCTGCTCCCTCTGACCACCGCGCCGCGCGCGGACATCACCGGAGATCAGGTCAAACCTTGATCTCGACGTCCACGCTGGCCGGGAGGGTCAGCTTCTTCAGGAATTCGGTCGTCTGCGGCGTCGAGTTCTCGATCTCGATGAGCCGCTTGTGGATGCGCATCTCGAACTGCTCGCGGGACTTCTTGTCCACGTGCGGCGAGCGCAGAACCGTGTAGATCGACTTGCGGGTCGGCAGGGGGATGGGACCCCGCACCAGGGCGCCGGTCTTCAGGGCGGTGGAGACGATGACCTCCGCCGAGCGGTCCAGCACCGCGGCCTCGTAAGCCCTCAACCTGATCTTGATCTTCTGTCGTGCCACGTTCTCTCCTCGCGATGGCTACTCCAGCGTCGCTT encodes:
- the rplC gene encoding 50S ribosomal protein L3; the protein is MIGLIGKKLGMTRTFQEDGRVVPVTVIQAGPCVVTQVKNEATDGYSAVQIGFGHKKPKNTPMPMQGHFRKAGTEPRHTVLEFRMDEGHEYSLGDTVDVSVLAEAGKVDVTGTTKGHGFSGPIKRHGHHRGPAAHGSKNVRMSGSIGMHTEPGRVLPGKPMAGQYGNKRETKKNLTIVAVDQEKNLLLVKGSVPGHKNGIVYIRPSR
- the rpsJ gene encoding 30S ribosomal protein S10, yielding MARQKIKIRLRAYEAAVLDRSAEVIVSTALKTGALVRGPIPLPTRKSIYTVLRSPHVDKKSREQFEMRIHKRLIEIENSTPQTTEFLKKLTLPASVDVEIKV